A part of Larkinella insperata genomic DNA contains:
- a CDS encoding SAM hydrolase/SAM-dependent halogenase family protein gives MIRKTVFLVFYGWLTTTALLAQNGVLVFQSDFGTKDGAVSAMKGVAVGVSPNLRIFDLTHEIPPYNIWEAAYRLLQTAPYYPKGTVFVSVCDPGVGTERKSVVLLTQSGHYFVTPDNGTLTLIAEKLGIRQVREIDEAVNRLRNSSESYTFHGRDVYAYTGARLAAKMITFAQVGRELPAEVTKLPYQRPVLEKGVLKGNIPVLDVQYGNLWTSIPKQLFGQLGTKTGETVRVRIYHQDQLVFDNRLPLVNTFGESKAGENVAYFNSLLNFSVAVNMGNFAEKYNVNSGPDWRVEVEK, from the coding sequence ATGATCCGCAAAACCGTCTTTCTGGTGTTTTACGGTTGGTTAACAACAACGGCGCTGTTAGCGCAGAATGGCGTATTGGTATTTCAATCGGATTTTGGAACGAAAGACGGGGCGGTTTCGGCCATGAAGGGCGTGGCAGTGGGGGTGTCGCCCAACCTCCGGATTTTTGATTTGACTCACGAAATACCGCCGTACAACATCTGGGAAGCGGCTTACCGGCTTTTGCAAACGGCCCCGTATTACCCCAAAGGTACGGTTTTCGTCTCGGTATGCGATCCCGGTGTGGGTACGGAACGAAAATCGGTGGTGTTGCTGACCCAATCGGGCCACTATTTTGTAACGCCCGACAACGGGACTCTCACGCTCATCGCCGAAAAGCTGGGCATCCGGCAGGTGCGCGAAATCGACGAAGCCGTCAATCGGCTCCGGAACTCCAGTGAATCCTACACGTTTCACGGCCGTGACGTGTATGCGTACACGGGAGCCCGGTTAGCGGCCAAAATGATCACCTTCGCGCAGGTTGGCAGAGAGCTGCCCGCCGAGGTTACCAAACTACCGTACCAGCGGCCGGTTTTGGAGAAAGGTGTTTTGAAAGGAAACATCCCGGTTCTGGACGTGCAATACGGCAACCTCTGGACCAGCATTCCCAAACAGCTTTTCGGGCAGTTGGGCACCAAAACCGGCGAAACCGTACGAGTCCGGATTTACCACCAGGATCAGCTCGTTTTCGACAACCGGCTTCCCCTTGTCAATACATTTGGCGAGTCGAAGGCGGGAGAAAATGTGGCCTACTTCAACAGTTTGCTTAACTTTTCTGTCGCGGTCAACATGGGCAATTTCGCCGAAAAATACAACGTGAACAGCGGTCCTGACTGGCGGGTTGAGGTGGAGAAATAA
- a CDS encoding acetylxylan esterase, with translation MKKNALLIYLYLFVTACALAQPAERPIKIVVAPDHLDWLYRPGESVKFTISVLQNGNPVKGARVRYEIGPEKMDPTKQETVTLTNGTTTVDGGTMKTPGFLRCIATAEINGKTYRNLATAGFNPFQITPTVENPADFQMFWDSAKAELSRIPLDARLMLLPERCTEKVNVYHVNIQNYANSRLYGILCVPKQEGKYPALLRVPGAGIRPYGGNIADAEKGIITLEIGIHGIPVNLDPAVYQNLSAGALGGYMNFNLDDRDRYYYKRVYLGCVRANDFLVSLPQYDGSNLAVTGGSQGGALSIITAGLDKRVKWLGAYYPALADMTGYLKGRAGGWPHLFTGKALAFNNTPAKIKTVGYYDVVNFSRQVKVPGYYSWGYNDETCPPTSMYASYNVISAPKQLKPYEDTGHWTYPEQTELMTAWLIQQLKGTNK, from the coding sequence ATGAAGAAAAATGCCTTGTTGATTTACCTGTACTTGTTTGTAACGGCCTGCGCCCTGGCCCAGCCCGCCGAACGACCCATCAAAATTGTTGTCGCACCCGATCACCTCGACTGGCTCTACCGCCCCGGTGAATCCGTTAAGTTTACCATTTCGGTGCTACAGAACGGCAACCCGGTCAAGGGAGCCAGGGTTCGTTACGAAATCGGTCCGGAGAAAATGGACCCGACCAAACAGGAAACCGTAACGCTGACCAACGGCACCACGACCGTCGACGGCGGCACGATGAAAACACCGGGTTTCCTGCGCTGCATTGCCACCGCCGAAATCAACGGTAAAACGTACCGCAACCTGGCTACGGCGGGATTCAATCCGTTTCAGATTACACCGACCGTTGAAAATCCGGCGGATTTTCAGATGTTCTGGGATAGCGCCAAAGCCGAACTCAGCCGGATTCCGCTCGACGCCCGCCTGATGCTGCTTCCGGAACGCTGCACCGAGAAAGTCAACGTTTACCACGTCAATATTCAGAACTACGCCAACTCGCGGCTCTACGGTATTTTGTGCGTTCCGAAGCAGGAGGGCAAATACCCGGCGTTGCTGCGGGTGCCCGGCGCCGGAATTCGGCCGTACGGAGGCAACATCGCCGATGCGGAAAAAGGAATCATTACGCTGGAAATCGGGATTCACGGCATTCCGGTCAACCTCGACCCGGCGGTCTACCAAAACCTGAGTGCCGGCGCCCTGGGCGGTTACATGAATTTTAACCTCGACGACCGTGACCGGTATTACTACAAACGCGTTTACCTGGGCTGCGTTCGGGCCAACGATTTTTTGGTCAGTTTGCCGCAGTATGACGGTAGTAACCTGGCCGTTACGGGCGGGAGCCAGGGCGGGGCGTTGTCCATCATCACCGCCGGACTCGACAAGCGCGTGAAATGGCTCGGCGCGTACTACCCGGCGCTGGCCGATATGACGGGGTATCTGAAAGGCCGGGCGGGTGGCTGGCCGCACTTGTTTACCGGCAAGGCGCTGGCGTTCAACAACACCCCGGCCAAAATCAAAACCGTGGGGTATTATGATGTCGTCAATTTCTCGCGGCAGGTTAAAGTGCCCGGCTATTACTCGTGGGGTTACAACGACGAAACCTGCCCGCCCACTTCAATGTATGCGTCGTACAACGTAATTTCGGCCCCGAAGCAATTGAAACCGTACGAAGACACCGGCCACTGGACGTATCCCGAGCAAACCGAACTCATGACGGCCTGGCTGATTCAACAGTTAAAGGGAACAAACAAGTAG
- a CDS encoding beta-N-acetylhexosaminidase, with amino-acid sequence MRILIARFVFFCLTIQFATAQTPRYALVPQPVRLEEKQGNFKLPNEIVISIGKEDAEVRRVAGMLAEQLARSTGRTPQIKTGKGGSIVFETAQSPKLEKEGYFLNVTPKRITLTAQQPNGFFYAVQSLLQLMPAPVFNAAVAQGVDWSVPCCTIEDQPRFGYRGFMLDVARHFYPVPAVKKVIDQIALHKINTFHWHLTDDQGWRIEIKKHPKLTEIGSTRQETMLGHYRNNKYDKTPYGGFYTQEQIREVINYAQDRFITVIPEIEMPGHAMAILAAYPQLGSSADKIVPVTGKWGVHEDVLFPREETFQFLQEVLTEVIDLFPSQYIHIGGDECPKTQWKASRFCQDLIKKQGLKDEHELQSYFIGRIDKFITSKGRKMIGWDEILEGGLSPNATVMSWRGVDGGIAAAKLGHNAIMTPTTYFYLDYYQADPKTTSQPISIGGLLPLEKTYSYEPAPDSLSADIRKHIVGVQANVWTEYMKTPHHLEYMMFPRAIAMAEIGWTPRERRNLDDFKKRLEVHKKRLDALQINYCGAPINANFEYVKPDGSTAKL; translated from the coding sequence ATGAGAATCCTGATTGCCCGTTTCGTATTTTTTTGTCTGACTATTCAGTTTGCCACAGCGCAGACTCCTCGTTATGCCCTTGTCCCTCAGCCCGTTCGGCTGGAAGAAAAGCAAGGGAATTTTAAATTGCCGAACGAGATCGTAATCAGCATCGGCAAGGAAGACGCCGAAGTTCGGCGGGTTGCCGGGATGCTGGCCGAGCAGTTGGCCCGATCCACCGGCCGGACGCCCCAGATCAAAACCGGTAAAGGGGGAAGCATCGTTTTCGAAACCGCCCAAAGTCCCAAGCTGGAGAAAGAGGGCTATTTTCTGAACGTGACACCCAAACGCATTACCCTGACGGCCCAGCAGCCGAACGGTTTTTTCTACGCCGTTCAGTCGTTGTTGCAACTCATGCCCGCTCCAGTCTTTAACGCTGCCGTCGCTCAGGGCGTTGACTGGTCGGTGCCGTGCTGCACCATTGAAGACCAGCCCCGTTTTGGTTACCGGGGTTTTATGCTGGACGTTGCCCGGCATTTTTATCCGGTACCGGCCGTTAAGAAAGTGATCGACCAGATTGCCCTGCACAAAATCAACACGTTCCACTGGCACCTGACCGACGATCAGGGCTGGCGGATTGAAATCAAGAAACACCCGAAACTGACCGAAATCGGCTCAACCCGTCAGGAAACCATGCTGGGCCATTACCGGAACAACAAGTACGATAAAACGCCCTACGGTGGTTTTTACACCCAGGAGCAAATCCGGGAGGTGATTAACTACGCGCAGGACCGGTTTATCACGGTAATACCGGAAATCGAAATGCCGGGTCATGCCATGGCGATCCTGGCGGCTTATCCGCAACTGGGCAGCAGTGCCGACAAAATTGTGCCGGTTACGGGCAAGTGGGGTGTTCACGAGGATGTGTTGTTTCCGCGCGAGGAAACGTTTCAATTCCTGCAGGAAGTTCTGACGGAAGTGATCGATCTGTTTCCGAGCCAGTACATTCACATCGGCGGGGACGAATGCCCTAAAACGCAGTGGAAAGCAAGCCGTTTTTGCCAGGACCTCATCAAAAAGCAGGGGCTGAAAGACGAACACGAGTTGCAAAGCTACTTCATTGGGCGCATCGACAAGTTTATTACCTCGAAAGGCCGCAAAATGATTGGCTGGGACGAAATCCTGGAAGGCGGTTTGTCGCCCAACGCAACGGTGATGAGCTGGCGGGGTGTTGACGGCGGTATTGCCGCGGCCAAACTGGGCCACAATGCCATCATGACGCCGACCACCTACTTTTACCTGGACTATTACCAGGCCGACCCCAAAACAACCTCGCAGCCCATTTCGATCGGCGGTTTGTTGCCGCTGGAAAAAACGTATTCGTACGAACCGGCACCGGATAGCCTGTCGGCCGACATCCGGAAACACATCGTCGGGGTGCAGGCCAACGTCTGGACCGAATACATGAAAACTCCGCATCACCTGGAATACATGATGTTTCCGCGGGCGATTGCGATGGCCGAGATCGGTTGGACACCCCGGGAGCGCCGAAACCTGGACGATTTTAAAAAGCGTCTGGAAGTGCACAAAAAGCGGTTGGATGCGCTGCAAATTAATTACTGCGGGGCACCCATCAACGCTAATTTTGAGTACGTAAAACCCGACGGTTCAACGGCAAAGCTGTAA
- a CDS encoding ROK family protein: protein MYSSGAQTLAQLAKALHASVPSITMLIDELSSENWVQEIGTGNAQYGRKPALFGLRAGNQAILVIDISLHDVKLVVFDLTNRVLDRIDVNLRLEDSVVFLEALRGPLEAIALRIQENQLNIIGVGCALPGLVDPKTGTNYTYKNLNQPEASLQELLASSFDAPVYLINDTKATILGEHRFGLAKGKNHVLSINIDWGVGLGVINNGEILQGLAGFAGELGHIQLQADGELCSCGKVGCLDTLTSASSLIRRVKNGLKEGRVSKLADENFEDIDVEMVINKAKAGDEMAIDLLNEVGSELGKGLSIAVHLFNPELIIVNGVVAKAERLITRPIEQAIDKYCLADFRNKLVITVSRLGEMAKLCGTQAYVVQSLLEYEEIP from the coding sequence ATGTACAGCTCGGGTGCCCAGACGCTGGCTCAGCTGGCCAAAGCACTTCACGCCAGTGTTCCTTCGATTACCATGCTGATCGACGAACTTTCCAGCGAGAACTGGGTGCAGGAAATCGGCACCGGTAACGCTCAGTATGGCCGAAAACCCGCTTTATTCGGACTACGGGCCGGCAATCAGGCCATTCTGGTCATCGATATCAGCCTCCACGACGTGAAATTGGTGGTTTTTGATCTGACAAACCGGGTACTCGACCGGATCGACGTAAATTTGCGTTTAGAAGACTCCGTTGTCTTTCTGGAAGCCCTGAGAGGTCCTCTGGAAGCCATCGCCCTCCGAATCCAGGAAAATCAACTGAACATCATTGGCGTAGGCTGCGCTTTGCCCGGCCTGGTCGATCCGAAAACGGGCACCAATTACACGTACAAAAATCTGAACCAGCCGGAAGCATCGTTGCAGGAATTGCTGGCATCCAGTTTTGACGCGCCGGTTTACCTCATCAACGACACCAAAGCCACCATTCTGGGCGAACACCGGTTTGGGCTGGCGAAAGGAAAAAACCACGTGTTGTCCATCAACATCGATTGGGGCGTCGGATTGGGCGTTATCAACAACGGTGAAATTCTGCAGGGACTGGCCGGATTTGCGGGCGAGCTGGGTCACATTCAGCTCCAGGCCGACGGCGAACTGTGTTCGTGCGGAAAAGTGGGTTGCCTGGATACGTTAACCTCCGCTTCGTCGCTGATTCGGCGGGTTAAAAACGGCCTGAAGGAAGGACGCGTTTCGAAGCTGGCCGATGAAAATTTCGAGGACATCGACGTGGAAATGGTCATCAACAAAGCGAAAGCGGGTGACGAAATGGCCATCGACCTGCTGAACGAAGTAGGCAGTGAGCTGGGCAAAGGGTTATCCATCGCCGTCCACCTGTTTAATCCTGAACTGATTATTGTCAACGGCGTTGTCGCCAAAGCCGAACGGCTTATTACCCGCCCGATTGAGCAGGCCATCGACAAGTATTGCCTGGCCGACTTCCGTAACAAACTCGTCATTACCGTCTCGCGTCTGGGCGAAATGGCGAAGCTTTGCGGCACGCAGGCTTACGTTGTACAGTCGCTGCTCGAATACGAAGAAATTCCCTAG
- the metX gene encoding homoserine O-acetyltransferase MetX yields the protein METRFFDYKYTFALESGAALPGFRLAYTTRGTLNSDRSNVVWVCHALTGSADPGDWWDGMIGPGKFYDPAHQFIICANVLGSCYGSTGPLSINPLTGQPFYHDFPLVTIHDIVRALDLLRQELGIEKIHTCIGGSLGGQQALEWAIQQPEVIQNLILIATNAVMSPWGVAFNESQRMAISADPTWSESRDDAGRAGMKAARAMAMISYRNYDTYGFTQALDNNEQLDNFKASSYQQYQGEKLANRFNAFTYWILSKVMDSHNVGRNRGSISRALEQVAARTLSVGIKSDILFPPVEQKSLARLIPDARYEEIDSLYGHDGFLIETKPLTQLIRNWLEEQKALVNSEVK from the coding sequence TTGGAAACCCGATTTTTCGACTACAAATACACGTTTGCCCTGGAATCGGGCGCGGCCTTACCGGGCTTTCGGCTGGCGTATACGACGCGTGGAACCCTGAACAGTGATCGTTCCAATGTTGTCTGGGTTTGTCATGCCCTAACAGGGAGTGCTGATCCGGGCGACTGGTGGGACGGCATGATTGGCCCGGGTAAGTTCTACGACCCGGCGCACCAGTTTATCATCTGCGCCAATGTGTTGGGTTCCTGCTACGGATCAACCGGTCCGCTGTCGATCAATCCGTTAACGGGTCAGCCATTCTATCACGACTTCCCGCTCGTGACAATCCACGACATTGTAAGGGCGCTGGATTTGCTGCGTCAGGAGTTGGGTATTGAAAAAATTCACACCTGCATCGGCGGTTCGCTGGGCGGGCAGCAGGCGCTGGAATGGGCCATTCAGCAACCGGAAGTGATTCAGAATCTCATTCTGATTGCCACCAACGCCGTGATGTCGCCCTGGGGAGTTGCCTTTAACGAATCACAACGCATGGCCATCAGCGCGGATCCAACCTGGTCTGAAAGCCGGGATGATGCGGGTCGGGCCGGCATGAAAGCGGCCCGGGCCATGGCCATGATCTCCTACCGCAACTACGATACCTACGGATTTACCCAGGCGCTGGACAACAACGAACAACTGGATAATTTCAAGGCCTCCAGCTACCAGCAGTACCAGGGCGAGAAGTTAGCTAACCGGTTTAATGCCTTTACCTACTGGATTTTGTCAAAAGTGATGGATTCGCACAACGTCGGGCGGAATCGCGGAAGCATCAGCCGGGCGCTCGAACAGGTTGCTGCCCGAACGCTGTCGGTGGGTATCAAATCCGATATCCTGTTTCCGCCGGTCGAACAGAAGTCACTGGCCCGGCTGATTCCCGATGCCCGTTATGAAGAAATCGATTCGCTCTACGGCCACGACGGTTTTCTGATTGAAACCAAACCCCTGACTCAACTGATCCGTAATTGGCTGGAAGAGCAAAAGGCTCTGGTTAACAGCGAAGTAAAGTAG
- a CDS encoding O-acetylhomoserine aminocarboxypropyltransferase/cysteine synthase family protein: protein MSTPLHFETLQLHAGQEPDPTTKSRAVPIYQTSSYVFDNAEHGAKLFALQQFGNIYTRIMNPTTDVFEKRIAALEGGVAALAVASGQAAQFVALNNILSVGDNFVTTSYLYGGTYNQFKVSFKRLGIEARFADGDKVESFEKRIDEKTKAIYLETIGNPEFNIPDFEAFAALAQKYDLPLIVDNTFGAGGYLFRPIEHGAAVVVESATKWIGGHGTSIGGVIVDSGNYNWGNGKFPQFTEPAEGYHGLVFNDVFGIGGPFGNIQFIIRARVEGLRDWGPALSPFNSFLFLQGLETLSLRVDRTVQNALAIAQWLEQHEQVEKVFYPGLESSPYHARAQKYLKRGFGGVLTFKLRAGKEAADKFIDSLKMISHLANVGDAKTLIIHPAATTHQQLTNEEQVSAGVQPGQLRLSVGTEHIDDIKADLEQAFAAIGA, encoded by the coding sequence ATGTCAACACCATTGCATTTTGAAACGCTGCAACTCCACGCCGGGCAGGAACCCGACCCCACCACCAAGTCCCGGGCGGTACCCATATATCAAACGTCTTCTTACGTGTTCGATAACGCCGAACACGGAGCCAAACTGTTTGCTTTGCAGCAATTTGGCAACATCTATACCCGGATCATGAACCCCACCACCGACGTTTTCGAGAAGCGGATTGCGGCTCTGGAAGGCGGGGTGGCGGCTCTGGCGGTGGCGTCGGGGCAGGCGGCACAGTTTGTAGCGCTGAACAACATCCTGAGCGTCGGTGACAATTTTGTAACGACTTCTTACCTCTACGGCGGCACCTATAACCAGTTCAAAGTGTCGTTCAAACGCCTGGGCATTGAAGCCCGCTTTGCCGACGGCGACAAGGTGGAAAGTTTCGAAAAGCGGATCGACGAAAAAACAAAAGCGATTTACCTGGAAACCATCGGCAACCCGGAGTTCAATATCCCGGATTTTGAAGCCTTCGCGGCCCTGGCCCAGAAATACGATCTACCCCTCATCGTGGACAACACGTTTGGCGCGGGAGGATACCTGTTCCGCCCGATCGAGCACGGCGCGGCTGTGGTGGTAGAATCGGCTACGAAATGGATTGGCGGCCACGGCACGAGCATCGGGGGCGTCATTGTCGATAGCGGTAATTACAACTGGGGTAACGGCAAGTTTCCGCAGTTTACCGAACCCGCCGAAGGCTACCACGGCCTGGTGTTCAACGATGTATTCGGGATTGGCGGGCCGTTTGGCAACATCCAGTTTATCATCCGCGCCCGCGTTGAGGGGCTGCGCGACTGGGGACCGGCCCTGAGTCCGTTCAACTCATTTTTGTTCCTGCAGGGACTCGAAACGCTGTCGCTGCGCGTTGACCGGACCGTTCAGAACGCCCTGGCAATTGCGCAGTGGCTGGAGCAGCACGAGCAGGTCGAAAAAGTGTTCTACCCGGGTCTGGAAAGCAGCCCGTACCACGCGCGCGCCCAGAAATACCTCAAGCGGGGTTTCGGGGGTGTACTGACGTTCAAGCTGAGGGCCGGTAAGGAAGCCGCCGATAAATTTATTGATAGCCTGAAAATGATCAGCCACCTGGCCAACGTGGGTGACGCCAAAACGCTGATCATCCACCCGGCGGCCACCACCCACCAGCAATTGACCAACGAAGAGCAGGTCAGTGCCGGGGTGCAACCGGGCCAGTTGCGTTTGTCGGTGGGAACCGAACACATCGACGATATCAAAGCGGATCTCGAACAGGCTTTTGCGGCCATTGGTGCTTAA
- a CDS encoding Gfo/Idh/MocA family protein, translated as MQSSEKPSQPSRRKFIQAGALAAGSFFIVPRHVLGGKGFIAPSDKLNLAAVGFGGKGSSDINNSFNNGANNVVALCDVDWGLPRVKENFTKHANAKRYKDFREMLDKEGKTIDAVTVSTADHTHAVVAMAAMQRGKHVYVQKPLTHNIHEARMLTEAARKYKVVTQMGNQGSSNPQQKTMVEWFDKGLIGKVHEIQIWTNRPVWPQGIPVPQPAGEPSADLDWDLWLGPAQKVGYTPAYHPFKWRGWWNFGAGALGDIGCHIMDIPFRVLGLGYPTEVESSISSVFLKDWTAEYNPEGCPPASHVELKFPASSKNKSDVKLVWSDGGIRPFRPDFLPVGEAYPEGGENGMFMIGDKGLIACGMYGDDPKLYTKDGKKQEAPAKPKPVDGKPWPENGHQILWTEACKAGFNSKEHKALTSSFDFAGPLTESVLMGNLAIRSYMLRTPKADGKGFDYPGRQRLLWDGKNMKITNFDEANQFVSRQYREGWKLSM; from the coding sequence ATGCAATCTTCCGAAAAACCGTCGCAACCATCGCGTCGCAAATTTATTCAGGCCGGGGCGCTAGCCGCTGGCAGTTTCTTCATCGTGCCGCGCCATGTTCTGGGCGGAAAAGGTTTCATTGCACCGAGCGATAAACTGAATCTGGCCGCTGTCGGCTTTGGGGGTAAAGGTTCCAGTGATATCAATAATTCTTTCAACAACGGAGCCAACAACGTTGTCGCGCTGTGCGACGTGGACTGGGGATTGCCCCGTGTGAAGGAAAATTTTACGAAGCATGCCAACGCGAAGCGCTACAAAGACTTCCGGGAGATGCTCGATAAAGAAGGCAAAACCATCGATGCCGTAACGGTTTCGACCGCCGACCATACGCACGCCGTGGTGGCGATGGCCGCCATGCAGCGGGGTAAGCACGTCTACGTACAGAAACCGCTGACGCACAACATCCACGAAGCCCGCATGCTGACCGAAGCCGCCCGCAAATACAAGGTGGTGACGCAGATGGGAAACCAGGGTTCTTCGAATCCGCAGCAGAAAACAATGGTTGAGTGGTTCGACAAAGGACTGATCGGGAAAGTCCACGAAATTCAGATCTGGACCAACCGCCCCGTGTGGCCGCAGGGCATTCCGGTACCGCAACCCGCTGGCGAACCATCAGCGGATCTGGACTGGGATCTGTGGCTCGGACCCGCGCAGAAAGTGGGCTATACTCCGGCTTATCACCCGTTCAAATGGCGGGGCTGGTGGAACTTCGGCGCGGGTGCGCTGGGTGACATCGGTTGCCACATCATGGATATTCCGTTCCGCGTGCTGGGGCTGGGTTATCCGACCGAAGTAGAAAGCAGCATCAGTTCGGTGTTCCTGAAAGACTGGACGGCGGAATATAACCCCGAAGGCTGCCCGCCCGCATCGCACGTCGAATTGAAATTCCCGGCTTCGTCTAAGAATAAATCGGACGTGAAACTGGTTTGGTCCGACGGCGGTATTCGTCCGTTCCGGCCCGACTTCCTGCCCGTCGGTGAAGCGTATCCGGAAGGGGGCGAAAACGGTATGTTCATGATCGGAGATAAAGGCTTGATTGCCTGCGGCATGTACGGCGACGATCCGAAACTGTACACCAAAGACGGTAAAAAACAGGAAGCGCCGGCGAAACCAAAACCCGTTGACGGCAAACCCTGGCCAGAAAATGGTCACCAGATTCTGTGGACTGAAGCCTGCAAAGCCGGTTTCAACAGCAAGGAACACAAAGCCCTGACGTCGTCGTTCGACTTCGCTGGCCCGCTGACTGAGTCGGTATTGATGGGTAACCTAGCTATTCGCAGCTACATGCTCCGGACGCCCAAAGCCGACGGCAAGGGCTTCGACTACCCCGGTCGTCAGCGTCTGTTGTGGGACGGTAAGAACATGAAAATTACCAACTTCGACGAGGCCAACCAGTTTGTATCGCGGCAATACCGTGAGGGCTGGAAGCTGTCGATGTAA
- a CDS encoding DUF721 domain-containing protein has translation MAQYYRFDKENASRRAGTVALKDAIGQMLKSYQLQTRFNETYLEAFWEKMMGKGIASRTNRLYVRDRVLHIEINSAPLRSELVIAKQKMIQLINREMGTDVLDDVIFI, from the coding sequence ATGGCCCAATATTATCGTTTTGACAAAGAAAACGCGTCCCGGCGCGCCGGAACCGTTGCCCTGAAAGATGCCATCGGCCAGATGTTGAAATCGTATCAACTCCAGACCCGGTTCAACGAAACATACCTCGAAGCTTTCTGGGAGAAGATGATGGGTAAAGGGATTGCCTCCCGCACCAACCGGCTCTACGTCCGCGACCGCGTCCTGCACATTGAGATCAATTCCGCTCCGCTCCGCAGTGAACTGGTAATTGCCAAGCAGAAAATGATTCAGCTTATCAACCGCGAAATGGGCACCGACGTGCTCGATGATGTCATTTTTATCTGA
- a CDS encoding S66 peptidase family protein, with protein MIRPPFLQPGQQVGLMAMASRLDYETLRPSLRILRDEWQLEVVEGESLQSSHYQFAGDDFVRGRDLQQMLDNPDIRAVFSARGGYGSYRILDQLDFTQFLKAPKWIIGFSDITVLHCHLHRMGVQSLHAIMPKLFGTEGAEESIETLRRLLFGEPVDPYTSPADSLNRPGTASGQLVGGNLTLLTHTLCTPSDVDLSGKILFIEDIDETLYSVDRMMIQFRRSGRLAGLAGLVVGQFSEMRINESAPFGKTVNEIIAEQVAGFDFPVCFNFPVGHVPRNLAMPVGRVAQLEVTEAGSRLLFGETTAGPPRQ; from the coding sequence TTGATACGTCCCCCCTTCCTACAACCCGGCCAGCAAGTCGGCCTGATGGCAATGGCCAGCCGTCTGGATTACGAAACCCTTAGACCGTCCCTCCGGATTTTGCGCGATGAATGGCAACTGGAAGTCGTGGAAGGCGAATCCCTCCAGAGCAGTCACTACCAGTTTGCGGGCGACGATTTTGTCCGTGGGCGCGACCTGCAACAGATGCTCGATAACCCCGATATCCGGGCTGTTTTTTCGGCCCGAGGGGGCTACGGCAGTTACCGAATCCTCGACCAGCTTGATTTTACCCAGTTTCTGAAAGCACCCAAGTGGATCATCGGTTTCAGCGACATTACCGTTCTGCACTGCCACCTGCACCGGATGGGCGTTCAAAGCCTGCACGCCATCATGCCCAAACTCTTCGGTACCGAAGGTGCTGAGGAGTCCATCGAAACCCTGCGCCGGCTGCTCTTCGGCGAACCGGTCGATCCGTATACGAGCCCAGCCGATTCGCTCAACCGCCCCGGCACGGCCAGCGGTCAACTCGTGGGCGGCAACCTGACGCTCCTGACCCACACGCTCTGCACGCCTTCCGACGTTGATCTGAGCGGCAAAATCCTGTTTATTGAAGACATCGACGAAACGCTGTATTCCGTCGACCGCATGATGATTCAGTTCCGGCGCTCCGGCCGACTGGCGGGCCTGGCGGGCCTGGTGGTGGGGCAGTTCAGCGAAATGCGCATCAACGAATCGGCGCCGTTTGGCAAAACCGTCAATGAAATCATTGCTGAGCAGGTGGCCGGTTTCGACTTTCCGGTTTGCTTTAATTTCCCCGTCGGTCACGTTCCCCGCAACCTGGCGATGCCCGTAGGCCGGGTGGCGCAGCTTGAGGTAACCGAAGCCGGCAGCCGCTTGCTTTTCGGAGAAACTACTGCCGGGCCACCCAGGCAATAA